A region from the Acyrthosiphon pisum isolate AL4f chromosome A1, pea_aphid_22Mar2018_4r6ur, whole genome shotgun sequence genome encodes:
- the LOC100166276 gene encoding ribonucleoside-diphosphate reductase large subunit — MKNKDRLNEAINYENDYILDYFGFKYLTQNFLVKSENQTIERPQHLFMKVAVGIHGDDIDSAIETYKMLSQKLCMFSPVVMQLQPAARKLNVSVISHYSVAMIADSIDGIYDTLNRLSTFILPYSSVAVHVHKIRAAGTYIKGSNGKSSGLPLMLKQYDSMVHCKETLERPKSIKGVAIYCELWHADIMKIIDQIRKTTIADIKLKNSQLALWIPDEFMRRVENDQMWSFMSPDHCPGLIDVHGEEFDNLYKEYELKSKSFVMRQIEAKKLWSQIIQSQIETGLPLLLFKDACNAKSNESHLGTIQCAGRNGDTVQFTASDEVATCTTASISVDMFLTSENIFDFSKLKETAKKITYDLNKIIENNNVILNKEDQLKLGLKQNQLAIGIGIQGLADLFIKMRYPFDNKEARYLNIQIHETIYYGALEASCELASKNGPYKTYPNSPTSKGLLQFDLWNVKPSNLWDWNSLKTKIAQYGLQNSLVTVTSNTEVESTIFGNVNSIEPLDTNVKRRYISLGESKPKEIQVVNPYLLKDLHDRKLWDEKLIPELVNNMGSIQEINLPEDLKQLYRTKWEIDQKVLVTMAADRAPFIDQSQAFSLNMVKANEDIISEMHISTWKMGLKTGVCQLRIKQTEEDLRD; from the exons atgaaaaataaagatCGATTAAACGAGgcaattaattatgaaaatgattatattttagactACTTTGgatttaaa tatttaacccaaaattttttagttaaatctGAAAATCAAACTATTGAAAGACCTCAACATTTGTTTATGAAAGTTGCTGTAGGTATACATGGAGATGATATTGACTCAGCTATTGAAACATACAAAATGTTATCTCAAAAGTTGTGTATGTTTTCTCCAGTAGTTATGCAATTGCAGCCAGCTGCTAGAAAACTCAATGTATCAGTTATAAg TCATTATTCAGTTGCAATGATAGCAGACAGCATCGATGGTATTTATGATACACTCAACCGtttgtcaacatttattttGCCTTATTCAAGTGTTGCTGTTCATGTGCACAAAATACGTGCTGCAGGCACTTATATTAAAGGCAGCAATGGGAAATCTAGTGGTCTTCCTCTTATGTTGAAACAATATGATTCCATGGTCCATTGTAAAGAAACATTAGAAAGGCCTAAGAGCATTAAAGGTGTAGCAATTTATTGTGAACTTTGGCATGCagatataatgaaaattattgacCAAATTAGAAAGACTACTATTgcagatataaaattaaaaaacagtcAACTAGCCTTGTGGATACCAGATGAATTTATGAGAAGAGTAGAAAATGACCAAATGTGGAGTTTTATGAGTCCTGATCATTGTCCTGGTCTTATAGATGTTCATGGAGAAGAGTTTGATAACCTTTATAAAGA gtatgaattaaaaagtaaaagttttgTTATGAGACAAATTGAAGCAAAAAAGTTATGGTCGCAAATTATTCAGTCTCAGATTGAAACTGGTTTGCCACTATTGTTATTCAAAGATGCGTGTAATGCTAAAAGCAATGAATCTCATTTGGGAACAATTCAATGTGCTGGTAGAAATGGAGATACTGTACAATTTACTGCATCTGATGAA GTGGCCACATGTACTACTGCTTCAATTTCAGTAGATATGTTTTTAAcgtcagaaaatatttttgatttttccaaACTTAAGGAAACAGCAAagaaaataacttatgatttgaataaaataattgaaaacaataatgttatacttaACAAG GAAGACCAATTGAAATTAggattaaaacaaaatcaattagcCATTGGAATTGGTATCCAAGGATTAgcagatttatttattaaaatgagaTATCCTTTTGATAATAAAGAAGCTAGATATCTTAACATACAAATTCACGAAACTATTTATTATGGTGCTTTAGAAGCAAGTTGTGAACTAGCTTCTAAAAATGGACCGTACAAAACATATCCAAATAGTCCGACAAGTAAAGGG TTATTACAATTTGATTTGTGGAATGTAAAACCTTCTAATTTGTGGGATTGGAATagtcttaaaacaaaaattgcacAATATGGACTACAGAATTCTCTGGTTACAGTTACTTCAAATACTGAAGTTGAGTCAACCATTTTTGGAAATGTGAATTCTATTGAACCATTAGATACCAATGTTAAACGTAGATATATTTCATTGGGAGAAAGTAAACCAAAAGAAATTCAG GTTGTAAATCCATATCTACTAAAAGATTTGCACGATCGTAAACTTTGGGATGAGAAATTAATACCTGAATTGGTGAATAATATGGGTTCAATACAg GAAATTAACCTGCCAGaggatttaaaacaattatatagaaCAAAATGGGAAATTGATCAAAAAGTTTTAGTAACTATGGCTGCTGACCGTGCTCCGTTTATTGATCAATCACAAGCTTTTTCTCTTAATATGGTTAAAGCAAATGAAGATATAATTTCTGAAATGCACATATCAACCTGGAAAATG gGTTTGAAAACTGGAGTATGTCAACTAAGGATTAAGCAAACTGAAGAGGATTTAAGAGATTAA